A stretch of Mastacembelus armatus chromosome 1, fMasArm1.2, whole genome shotgun sequence DNA encodes these proteins:
- the LOC113127816 gene encoding uncharacterized protein LOC113127816 isoform X2 yields MSEHLRSHYRSSPQDLRLVLLGNIGCGKTSSADTILGQLSPVSPSASRSCQLRKGFSEGRNVTLVEAPRWYWKGGKMEDSVRKETEQAMTLVSPGPHGILLLVPVNQFTEMEGRVPTELEEVFGGEVLDHTLVLLTCGDYLMGRTAEEYLQKEHPGLRQMIDRCGGRYHVINNRQRRDREQIRELMEKVDNMVQQNGVFYKKTAEDREFEKQVKEIKREPTESYRVQKEEERETVGSTHITSTETENSFRRVNHYSIILERKRRQEREKMDERVNVSQVSNRLHSTPAAERQSYSEPQDDSQLTRTPSFKLNTDGALLSQISEVKSTPKVISTFHHRINSFEERSPEASPTSSLYSPVFSSSSSPSSSTRPSPPSSSSITSTKFSFASSSSPSSSSSSSPELRLVLLGRSGAGKSAAGNSILGQEEFASHPDRLTSITQECEKKKALVEGRRVAVVDTPDWFNSESTPDEVRAQLSSCVTLSSPGPHTFLMCVPLDQPAKDQLQALRALEVIFGPEAVQKHTLVLFTHADRLRASGKSGDSSIEAYITGQRRDLLKLVEKCGDRFHVMDTGDGRERRNLLELLEKVEQTVREAGGQCYSCPAFQEAESRVRQRQLEIAKERRGKERRVSYPYMQTVAEAEEEVREDEIEKTRDEAEMSVSSMNIESLPPVTLSSLSPSLLSSIREKMESNIKTLPQLLADSSVWVSEGARKVQSSPAWDTVSSGAQNIQKMVIDSSAWEKVGASVRHMSKLVGDRVPQVVVDGSALVGSGAKAAAASPMWEKVGSGAKLVADSSLRVGAGIGAGAKNLAQSPVWEKVGSGVKTGAKMVAESSVWEKIGTTAKQVPQVVIGGALLGLVLGVFLGGVIGGAVGAAAGSALTEVGRRRLSNKNMLENAGETARNTERMVNNSMAFLAKQGEKSLKTE; encoded by the exons ATGAGTGAACACTTAAGGAGTCACTACAGGTCCTCGCCGCAAGATCTGAGGCTGGTTCTTCTGGGGAACATTGGATGTGGAAAGACGTCATCGGCAGATACTATCCTAGGGCAGCTCTCCCCAGTTTCTCCCAGTGCCTCAAGGAGCTGCCAGCTGAGAAAGGGTTTTTCTGAGGGCAGGAACGTGACCCTGGTGGAGGCGCCGAGATGGTACTGGAAGGGGGGCAAGATGGAGGACAGTGTTAGAAAGGAGACAGAGCAAGCAATGACACTGGTGTCACCAGGTCCCCATGGTATTTTGCTCCTGGTGCCTGTTAATCAGTTCACAGAG ATGGAGGGCCGTGTCCCTacagagctggaggaggtgtTTGGGGGGGAAGTGCTAGACCACACCCTGGTCCTGCTGACCTGTGGGGACTACTTGATGGGAAGAACAGCAGAG GAATACCTGCAGAAAGAACACCCAGGCCTGAGACAGATGATTGATCGCTGTGGGGGAAGGTACCATGTCATCAATAATCGGCAGCGGCGGGACAGGGAGCAGATCCGTGAGCTGATGGAAAAA GTCGACAATATGGTGCAGCAAAATGGGGTGTTCTACAAGAAAACAGCTGAAGATAGAGAGTTTGAGAAAcaagtgaaagaaataaaacgAGAACCTACAGAGAGTTACAGAGTTcaaaaggaagaggaaagagagacgGTCGGATCAACGCACATCAcaagcacagaaacagagaacAGTTTCCGTAGAGTAAACCATTACAGCATCATCttggagaggaaaagaagacaagagagagagaagatggaTGAAAGAGTGAATGTAAGTCAAGTGTCTAACAGGCTTCATTCAACTCCAGCAGCAGAGCGACAGTCATATTCAGAGCCGCAGGATGATAGTCAGCTGACGAGGACGCCCAGCTTCAAACTAAATACAG atgGAGCTCTACTCTCACAAATCTCTGAGGTTAAATCAACTCCAAAAGTGATATCTACTT TTCACCACAGAATCAACAGCTTTGAAGAGAGATCTCCCGAAGCGTCGCCCACGTCTTCTCTTTATTCGCCCgtcttctcctcatcctcctccccctcctcgtCAACTCGTccctctcccccctcctcaTCATCCATCACCTCCACTAAATTCTCCTTCgcctcatcctcctctccctcatcatcctcttcatcctctccgGAGCTGCGTCTGGTGCTACTCGGGCGGAGTGGAGCAGGGAAGAGTGCAGCTGGCAACAGCATCCTGGGGCAGGAGGAGTTTGCATCACACCCAGACAGACTCACATCGATTACTCAGGAGTGCGAGAAAAAGAAAGCACTGGTTGAAGGAAGAAGG GTGGCAGTGGTGGATACCCCAGACTGGTTCAATTCAGAGAGCACTCCAGATGAGGTACGAGCTCAGCTCTCTTCCTGCGTCACTCTGTCCAGCCCCGGCCCCCACACCTTCCTAATGTGTGTCCCCCTTGACCAGCCTGCAAAGGACCAGCTGCAGGCTCTCAGGGCCCTTGAGGTAATTTTTGGCCCTGAAGCTGTGCAGAAACACACTCTGGTTCTCTTCACTCATGCAGATCGATTGAGGGCTAGCGGAAAGTCAGGAGACAGCAGCATAGAGGCATACATTACTGGTCAGCGAAGGGACTTGTTGAAGCTTGTGGAGAAATGTGGGGATCGGTTTCATGTGATGGACACAGGAGatgggagggagaggaggaatcTCTTGGAGCTGCTAGAAAAGGTGGAGCAGACAGTGAGGGAGGCTGGAGGACAGTGTTACTCATGTCCTGCTTTTCAGGAGGCAGAGAGCCGAGTGAGGCAGAGACAGCTGGAGATAGCAAAGGAGAGAAGGGGCAAAGAGAGGCGGGTAAGCTATCCCTACATGCAGACTGTAGCTGAGGCagaagaggaagtgagagaGGATGAGATTGAGAAAACAAGGGATGAGGCAGAGATGAGTGTCAGCAGCATGAATATCGAGAGCCTTCCTCCTGTTACACTTTCAAGCTTGTCCCCTTCTCTCCTTAGTTCCATCAGGGAGAAAATGGAGTCTAATATAAAGACACTACCCCAGCTTCTGGCAGATAGCTCGGTGTGGGTTAGTGAGGGAGCAAGGAAGGTGCAGAGTAGTCCAGCATGGGATACAGTCAGCAGTGGAGCACAAAACATTCAGAAGATGGTGATTGATAGTTCAGCGTGGGAGAAGGTGGGAGCTAGTGTCAGACATATGTCTAAGCTAGTGGGAGACAGAGTTCCCCAAGTGGTGGTGGACGGCTCGGCGTTGGTGGGGTCTggagcaaaagcagcagcagcaagtcCCATGTGGGAAAAAGTTGGTTCAGGGGCCAAACTAGTGGCAGACAGTTCCCTGCGTGTCGGAGCTGGGATAGGAGCCGGGGCGAAGAATTTGGCACAGAGTCCGGTGTGGGAGAAGGTCGGTTCTGGGGTCAAAACAGGGGCCAAAATGGTGGCTGAGAGTTCAGTGTGGGAGAAAATTGGGACTACTGCTAAACAGGTGCCCCAGGTGGTCATTGGGGGTGCACTGCTGGGTCTGGTGCTTGGTGTGTTTTTAGGGGGTGTCATCGGAGGAGCTGTTGGAGCAGCTGCTGGTTCTGCGCTGACTGAAGTGGGCAGACGAAGATTGAGCAACAAGAACATGTTAGAAAACGCAGGTGAAACTGCAAGAAATACAGAGAGAATGGTGAATAACAGCATGGCCTTCCTGGCCAAGCAAGGCGAGAAGTcactgaaaactgaatga
- the LOC113127816 gene encoding uncharacterized protein LOC113127816 isoform X1, translated as MPLVCVASYQIIPVIFGTRLHPASAFELFISLFSVMSEHLRSHYRSSPQDLRLVLLGNIGCGKTSSADTILGQLSPVSPSASRSCQLRKGFSEGRNVTLVEAPRWYWKGGKMEDSVRKETEQAMTLVSPGPHGILLLVPVNQFTEMEGRVPTELEEVFGGEVLDHTLVLLTCGDYLMGRTAEEYLQKEHPGLRQMIDRCGGRYHVINNRQRRDREQIRELMEKVDNMVQQNGVFYKKTAEDREFEKQVKEIKREPTESYRVQKEEERETVGSTHITSTETENSFRRVNHYSIILERKRRQEREKMDERVNVSQVSNRLHSTPAAERQSYSEPQDDSQLTRTPSFKLNTDGALLSQISEVKSTPKVISTFHHRINSFEERSPEASPTSSLYSPVFSSSSSPSSSTRPSPPSSSSITSTKFSFASSSSPSSSSSSSPELRLVLLGRSGAGKSAAGNSILGQEEFASHPDRLTSITQECEKKKALVEGRRVAVVDTPDWFNSESTPDEVRAQLSSCVTLSSPGPHTFLMCVPLDQPAKDQLQALRALEVIFGPEAVQKHTLVLFTHADRLRASGKSGDSSIEAYITGQRRDLLKLVEKCGDRFHVMDTGDGRERRNLLELLEKVEQTVREAGGQCYSCPAFQEAESRVRQRQLEIAKERRGKERRVSYPYMQTVAEAEEEVREDEIEKTRDEAEMSVSSMNIESLPPVTLSSLSPSLLSSIREKMESNIKTLPQLLADSSVWVSEGARKVQSSPAWDTVSSGAQNIQKMVIDSSAWEKVGASVRHMSKLVGDRVPQVVVDGSALVGSGAKAAAASPMWEKVGSGAKLVADSSLRVGAGIGAGAKNLAQSPVWEKVGSGVKTGAKMVAESSVWEKIGTTAKQVPQVVIGGALLGLVLGVFLGGVIGGAVGAAAGSALTEVGRRRLSNKNMLENAGETARNTERMVNNSMAFLAKQGEKSLKTE; from the exons ATGCCCTTAGTTTGTGTGGCTTCCTACCAAATAATACCAGTGATCTTTGGCACTCGGTTACATCCAGCTAGCGCATTTGAActatttatttctctcttttcagtTATGAGTGAACACTTAAGGAGTCACTACAGGTCCTCGCCGCAAGATCTGAGGCTGGTTCTTCTGGGGAACATTGGATGTGGAAAGACGTCATCGGCAGATACTATCCTAGGGCAGCTCTCCCCAGTTTCTCCCAGTGCCTCAAGGAGCTGCCAGCTGAGAAAGGGTTTTTCTGAGGGCAGGAACGTGACCCTGGTGGAGGCGCCGAGATGGTACTGGAAGGGGGGCAAGATGGAGGACAGTGTTAGAAAGGAGACAGAGCAAGCAATGACACTGGTGTCACCAGGTCCCCATGGTATTTTGCTCCTGGTGCCTGTTAATCAGTTCACAGAG ATGGAGGGCCGTGTCCCTacagagctggaggaggtgtTTGGGGGGGAAGTGCTAGACCACACCCTGGTCCTGCTGACCTGTGGGGACTACTTGATGGGAAGAACAGCAGAG GAATACCTGCAGAAAGAACACCCAGGCCTGAGACAGATGATTGATCGCTGTGGGGGAAGGTACCATGTCATCAATAATCGGCAGCGGCGGGACAGGGAGCAGATCCGTGAGCTGATGGAAAAA GTCGACAATATGGTGCAGCAAAATGGGGTGTTCTACAAGAAAACAGCTGAAGATAGAGAGTTTGAGAAAcaagtgaaagaaataaaacgAGAACCTACAGAGAGTTACAGAGTTcaaaaggaagaggaaagagagacgGTCGGATCAACGCACATCAcaagcacagaaacagagaacAGTTTCCGTAGAGTAAACCATTACAGCATCATCttggagaggaaaagaagacaagagagagagaagatggaTGAAAGAGTGAATGTAAGTCAAGTGTCTAACAGGCTTCATTCAACTCCAGCAGCAGAGCGACAGTCATATTCAGAGCCGCAGGATGATAGTCAGCTGACGAGGACGCCCAGCTTCAAACTAAATACAG atgGAGCTCTACTCTCACAAATCTCTGAGGTTAAATCAACTCCAAAAGTGATATCTACTT TTCACCACAGAATCAACAGCTTTGAAGAGAGATCTCCCGAAGCGTCGCCCACGTCTTCTCTTTATTCGCCCgtcttctcctcatcctcctccccctcctcgtCAACTCGTccctctcccccctcctcaTCATCCATCACCTCCACTAAATTCTCCTTCgcctcatcctcctctccctcatcatcctcttcatcctctccgGAGCTGCGTCTGGTGCTACTCGGGCGGAGTGGAGCAGGGAAGAGTGCAGCTGGCAACAGCATCCTGGGGCAGGAGGAGTTTGCATCACACCCAGACAGACTCACATCGATTACTCAGGAGTGCGAGAAAAAGAAAGCACTGGTTGAAGGAAGAAGG GTGGCAGTGGTGGATACCCCAGACTGGTTCAATTCAGAGAGCACTCCAGATGAGGTACGAGCTCAGCTCTCTTCCTGCGTCACTCTGTCCAGCCCCGGCCCCCACACCTTCCTAATGTGTGTCCCCCTTGACCAGCCTGCAAAGGACCAGCTGCAGGCTCTCAGGGCCCTTGAGGTAATTTTTGGCCCTGAAGCTGTGCAGAAACACACTCTGGTTCTCTTCACTCATGCAGATCGATTGAGGGCTAGCGGAAAGTCAGGAGACAGCAGCATAGAGGCATACATTACTGGTCAGCGAAGGGACTTGTTGAAGCTTGTGGAGAAATGTGGGGATCGGTTTCATGTGATGGACACAGGAGatgggagggagaggaggaatcTCTTGGAGCTGCTAGAAAAGGTGGAGCAGACAGTGAGGGAGGCTGGAGGACAGTGTTACTCATGTCCTGCTTTTCAGGAGGCAGAGAGCCGAGTGAGGCAGAGACAGCTGGAGATAGCAAAGGAGAGAAGGGGCAAAGAGAGGCGGGTAAGCTATCCCTACATGCAGACTGTAGCTGAGGCagaagaggaagtgagagaGGATGAGATTGAGAAAACAAGGGATGAGGCAGAGATGAGTGTCAGCAGCATGAATATCGAGAGCCTTCCTCCTGTTACACTTTCAAGCTTGTCCCCTTCTCTCCTTAGTTCCATCAGGGAGAAAATGGAGTCTAATATAAAGACACTACCCCAGCTTCTGGCAGATAGCTCGGTGTGGGTTAGTGAGGGAGCAAGGAAGGTGCAGAGTAGTCCAGCATGGGATACAGTCAGCAGTGGAGCACAAAACATTCAGAAGATGGTGATTGATAGTTCAGCGTGGGAGAAGGTGGGAGCTAGTGTCAGACATATGTCTAAGCTAGTGGGAGACAGAGTTCCCCAAGTGGTGGTGGACGGCTCGGCGTTGGTGGGGTCTggagcaaaagcagcagcagcaagtcCCATGTGGGAAAAAGTTGGTTCAGGGGCCAAACTAGTGGCAGACAGTTCCCTGCGTGTCGGAGCTGGGATAGGAGCCGGGGCGAAGAATTTGGCACAGAGTCCGGTGTGGGAGAAGGTCGGTTCTGGGGTCAAAACAGGGGCCAAAATGGTGGCTGAGAGTTCAGTGTGGGAGAAAATTGGGACTACTGCTAAACAGGTGCCCCAGGTGGTCATTGGGGGTGCACTGCTGGGTCTGGTGCTTGGTGTGTTTTTAGGGGGTGTCATCGGAGGAGCTGTTGGAGCAGCTGCTGGTTCTGCGCTGACTGAAGTGGGCAGACGAAGATTGAGCAACAAGAACATGTTAGAAAACGCAGGTGAAACTGCAAGAAATACAGAGAGAATGGTGAATAACAGCATGGCCTTCCTGGCCAAGCAAGGCGAGAAGTcactgaaaactgaatga